One window from the genome of Emys orbicularis isolate rEmyOrb1 chromosome 10, rEmyOrb1.hap1, whole genome shotgun sequence encodes:
- the IGSF6 gene encoding immunoglobulin superfamily member 6, producing the protein MAPFNKCKVVLVLEFNWILYYVGHAVDTCKVTIRQHPFKEVDYSVDTVNITCSFSPSGCKGSPQMLWFRYRDFTHEALCTPGCIEKFEVIGPLSDNNALLQINKLTVNDSAIYICGIAFSNSDSHTSKQTGGGTILVKRGSEKYSTEEYIPMIVLSSLLFLYSTTIFAIFIFYKSKSKLVKKTRKGDVKGEHHKNTSGRTVCRAIVQELYKKRYAEDHHQPECLEPDDTIYQNR; encoded by the exons GTCATGCTGTAGACACCTGCAAAGTTACCATAAGACAACACCCATTTAAGGAAGTAGACTACAGTGTCGACACTGTGAACATAACATGCAGTTTCTCTCCTTCCGGATGTAAAGGCTCCCCTCAAATGCTATGGTTTCGCTATCGTGATTTTACACATGAGGCTTTGTGTACACCTGGATGCATAGAGAAGTTCGAAGTGATTGGACCACTGTCCGATAATAATGCTTTACTTCAAATCAACAAACTGACTGTAAACGACAGTGCCATTTATATCTGTGGAATAGCATTTTCAAATTCAGATTCACACACATCTAAGCAAACCGGGGGAGGAACGATATTGGTGAAAAGAG GGTCGGAGAAGTACAGCACTGAAGAATACATCCCCATGATAGTCCTCTCATCTTTGCTGTTTCTATACAGCACTACCATATTTGCAATCTTTATATTCTACAAG TCAAAATCCAAACTGGTAAAGAAAACCAGGAAAGGAGACGTGAAAGGAGAGCACCAT AAAAACACGAGTGGGCGAACAGTTTGTCGAGCAATTGTACAAGAACTGTACAAGAAGAGATATGCTGAAGACCATCATCAGCCT gagtGTTTGGAACCAGATGACACCATCTATCAAAACAGATGA